From Salarias fasciatus chromosome 5, fSalaFa1.1, whole genome shotgun sequence, a single genomic window includes:
- the unm_sa1614 gene encoding arf-GAP with SH3 domain, ANK repeat and PH domain-containing protein 2: protein MPECVSVSEFVQEVQEDWSSPTTSSFTSKMVSCRNTVYLLEEVLDSDRLVLQKMKKAAKAKYTSGQDHVSHLEQYINSMEKLSVNCHSNGETEVGSAFFRLADFSKELLSPMKNQLKSMLHNINFFLDSLVKGDLREVKGDLKKPFERAWRDYESRFKQVEKEKRELARQYGMVRSEVSGGEIAEELEKERRSFQLSMCEYLIKVNEIKTKRGVDLLQNLIKHYHSHNNFLQECVSTTQRLKQYMEELNGVLSTVKQRQEEEKRQLCVLRDQLRPVVHTDQDSLPKQVYSMHQLLGDKQYGTERSGFLYKKSDGLRKMWQKRKCSVHNCYLTIAHATPNKPPTRLNLLTCQVKPSVEDKKCFDLISHNRTYHFLAEDEAECVAWISVLSNSKQEALSVALDGGRKGGGGPESSVEDLTRAITDDIRRMPGNNNCCDCGAPDPGWLSTNLGILTCIECSGIHREMGVHVSRIQSLSLDSLGTSDLLLARNVGNSGFNEILEANLLSPSLKPSQHSHMAERKDFILSKYQDVHFVRRGHNSASALRLGLQEATKSCDIYSLIQLYAQKTELSQPLHAHIQEKGETALHLAVLLADRTSLHILDFLAQNCSNVDAQTSAGNTALHYSCLHNKSDCVKLLLRARANPHIKNELGETALDVSRKLKHGLCEKLLQQAQSNQFDHHVHVEYEWRLRHDDPYDSDDDFDDKNGPVKKERSSSSSSSSFTPSFSFSSRPFSFSQSSSSFVATPSSGPPSLGGAGGGLLSVGRRLAMAMELHSRPAGSAPSPPPPPPSSPAPPLPPRVKAPSVPPPPPPPAGADQTGEEEEEEGEVFFSLTGHKKTTPPPPIAVRHKRSCSESSKNDYGLPTSPRIYSGPDSSFKKCVPASPLSSLTERPDRGFRRAESDGASSYILHPASKASANGSPTNQRSQSFECDTRGPAPQPLPRRSLPRGSSTRRVQALYDCQADHHDELSFSEGQVLVVLGQEDTDWWHGYIEEEPDQRGLFPSSFVQLLTD from the exons atgccagagtgtgtgtcagtgtccgAGTTCGTGCAGGAGGTTCAGGAGGACTGGAGCtcccccaccacctcctccttcacctccaagATGGTCAGCTGCAGGAACACCGTttacctgctggaggag GTTCTGGACAGTGACCGCTTGGTGCTGCAGAAGatgaaaaaagctgcaaaagcCAAATACACATCAGGACAag ACCACGTCTCCCACCTGGAGCAGTACATCAACTCCATGGAGAAGCTTTCGGTCAACTGTCACTCAAACGGAGAGACGGAGGTCGGCTCGGCCTTCTTCCGCTTGGCGGATTTCTCTAAAGAGCTCCTCTCCCCGATGAAGAACCAG TTGAAGAGCATGCTGCACAACATCAACTTCTTCCTGGACTCTCTGGTTAAAGGAGACCTGCGGGAGGTGAAAGGG GACCTGAAGAAACCTTTTGAGAGAGCGTGGAGAGATTATGAGAGCAGATT taagcaggtggagaaggagaagcgGGAGCTGGCCCGGCAGTACGGGATGGTGAGGAGCGAGGTGAGTGGAGGAGAGATcgcagaggagctggagaaggagagacGCTCCTTTCAGCTGAGCATGTGCGAG TATCTGATTAAAGTCAACGAGATCAAGACGAAGAGAGGCGTGGACCTGCTCCAGAACCTCATCAAGCATTACCACAGCCACAACAA ctttctgcaggagtgtgtgtccacCACTCAGAGGTTGAAGCAGTACATGGAGGAGCTGAATGGAGTCCTCAGCACG GTGAAACagcgtcaggaggaggagaagcggcaGCTTTGTGTTCTCAGAGATCAGCTGAGGCCCGTCGTCCACACTGATCAG gACTCTCTACCAAAGCAGGTGTACAGCATGCATCAGCTGCTGGGGGACAAACAGTATGGAACAGAGAGGTCTGGGTTCCTCTACAAGAAGAGTGATGG ATTGAGAAAAATGTGGCAGAAGAGGAAATGTTCGGTCCACAACTGTTACCTGACCATCGCACACGCTACC ccTAACAAACCTCCTACCAGACTGAACCTGCTCACCTGTCAGGTTAAACCCAGTGTGGAGGACAAGAAATGCTTTGACCTCATCTCCC ATAATCGAACCTATCACTTCCTGGCTGAAGATGAGGCGGAGTGTGTCGC gtggatCTCGGTGCTCAGTAACAGTAAGCAGGAGGCTCTCAGCGTTGCTCTGGACGGGGGGAGAAAAGGAGGCGGGGGTCCCGAGAGCAGCGTGGAGGATCTGACCCGAGCCATCACCGACGACATCCGACGAATGCCTGGAAACAACAACTGCTGCGACTGCGGCGCCCCCG ACCCCGGATGGCTGTCCACTAACTTGGGCATCCTGACGTGTATCGAGTGCTCAGGGATCCACAGAGAGATGGGGGTCCACGTCTCCAGGATCCAGTCTCTGAGCCTGGACAGCCTGGGGACCTCGGACCTGCTG TTGGCCAGAAACGTTGGTAACTCAGGTTTTAATGAAATCCTGGAGGCGAACCTGCTGAGTCCGTCACTGAAACCTTCACAGCACAGCCACAT GGCGGAGCGGAAAGACTTCATCTTGTCAAAGTACCAGGATGTTCATTTTGTGAGGCGGGGCCACAACTCTGCCTCAGCGCTGCGACTCGGTCTGCAGGAGGCGACGAAGAGCTGCGACATCTACAGTCTGATCCAGCTGTACGCTCAGAAGACCGAGCTGAGCCAACCGCTGCACGCTCACATACAG GAAAAAGGAGAAACAGCGCTTCATCTCGCCGTCCTGTTGGCTGACAGGACGTCGCTGCACATCCTGGACTTCCTGGCTCagaactg CTCAAATGTTGACGCACAAACATCGGCAGGAAACACGGCGCTGCACTACAGCTGTCTGCACAACAAGAGCGactgtgtgaagctgctgctgagagccCGGGCCAACCCACACATca AGAACGAGTTGGGGGAAACGGCTCTGGACGTGAGCCGTAAGCTGAAGCACGGCCTCTGTGAGAAACTG ctgcaaCAGGCTCAGTCCAACCAGTTCGACCATCACGTGCACGTGGAGTACGAGTGGAGGCTTCGTCACGACGACCCCTACGACAGTGACGACGACTTCGACGACAAG AACGGCCCAGTGAAGAAggagcgctcctcctcctcctcgtcctcctccttcaccccgtcgttctccttctcctcccgcCCCTTCAGCTTCAGCCAGTCGTCCTCCTCCTTCGTGGCCACGCCCTCCTCGGGACCGCCGTCGCTGGGGGGAGCGGGCGGCGGCCTCCTCAGCGTGGGCAGGCGGTTGGCCATGGCCATGGAGCTGCACAGCCGCCCggctggctccgcccccagccCCCCACCTCCGCCACCGTCCTCCCCGGCACCCCCGCTGCCCccgagggtcaaag CTCCCagcgtccctcctcctcctcctccgccagctgGCGCCGATCAAaccggggaggaagaggaggaggaaggcgagGTGTTCTTCTCCCTGACAGGACACAAAAAGACGACACCACCCCCTCCGATCGCCGTCCGGCACAAGAGGAGCTGCTCCGAGTCCAGCAAGAACG attatGGGTTGCCAACCAGTCCCAGGATCTACAGCGGTCCAGACTCCTCCTtcaagaagtgtgt cccgGCGTCTCCTCTCAGCTCCCTGACTGAACGACCAGACAGAG GTTTTCGGCGAGCGGAAAGCGACGGGGCCTCCTCCTACATCCTGCATCCCGCCAGTAAAGCTTCGGCCAATGGCTCTCCAACCAACCAGCGCTCGCAGAGCTTTGAGTGCGACACcagaggccccgcccctcagcCCCTTCCTCGCAGGTCATTG CCTCGGGGGTCGAGCACCCGGCGGGTTCAGGCGCTGTACGACTGCCAGGCGGACCATCACGACGAGCTGAGCTTCTCTGAGGGCcaggtgctggtggtgctgggaCAGGAGGACACCGACTGGTGG CACGGTTACATCGAGGAGGAGCCCGACCAGAGAGGATTGTTCCCGTCCTCCTTCGTCCAGCTGCTcactgactga